A single window of Pristis pectinata isolate sPriPec2 chromosome 8, sPriPec2.1.pri, whole genome shotgun sequence DNA harbors:
- the tmem11 gene encoding transmembrane protein 11, mitochondrial: MLVKMATCGRRRGVTGIRERAPLNSTDCYIVREIYNGENAQEQFEYELEQALETQYKYIIIEPTRIGDETARWITVGNCLHKTSVIAGSVCLLTPIALASEYTRYVTLPIGAISVACAALYGISWQFDPCCKYQVEYDTCKLSQLPLNTLTSSTPVVLVRKDDIYRKRLHNTIALAALMYCVKKICEICAV, from the coding sequence GGCGCCACTAAATTCAACAGACTGCTACATTGTCCGTGAAATTTACAATGGAGAGAATGCACAGGAGCAATTTGAATATGAGCTGGAGCAAGCCCTGGAGACCCAATACAAGTATATTATTATTGAGCCTACCCGCATTGGAGATGAGACAGCACGGTGGATCACAGTTGGGAATTGCTTGCACAAAACGTCTGTTATTGCGGGATCTGTCTGCCTGTTAACCCCAATAGCACTGGCTTCGGAATACACCCGCTACGTAACCCTGCCTATTGGGGCCATCAGTGTGGCCTGTGCAGCGCTCTATGGCATTTCTTGGCAATTTGATCCCTGTTGCAAGTACCAAGTGGAATATGACACCTGCAAACTCTCCCAGTTACCCCTGAATACACTTACGTCATCCACGCCCGTGGTTCTGGTTAGAAAAGATGATATTTACAGGAAAAGACTCCATAACACAATAGCACTGGCGGCCTTGATGTACTGCGTTAAGAAAATCTGTGAGATCTGTGCAGTATGA